One region of Psychrobacter sp. DAB_AL43B genomic DNA includes:
- a CDS encoding alpha/beta hydrolase, which produces MKILPTSSLNALLTKVIKTVETTALKRTNQRHVLHYILKGLGDLPTPVLERLNRYLKSPTVEQYPNADAHMRLIIGLNDKLKPPIQITQLIQLRQKFATEMVAIQSPSVWQQRNADDNFKNKKRNHKENGNSVSWQDKVIANADSGDMIIRCYQAESSATQNPEQNDDNVVMLFFHGGGFCVGDVNTDHEFCHAVCAQTSWAVVSVDYRLAPEHPAPTAIRDCLEAYAWLAKHAHTLGASSSRIVLAGDSSGGGLAALVAQQVSNATVRQSSDKQEYINMLDDFTIDIFQQLQNLPRPLAQLLLYPITDIGTDYPSWKLYGQGLMLDYKDIELFHAAYLKDSSLTQPHALISPMYGDNTEICPSYIVAAELDILRDEALVYAKNLQDHGINVQTHIILGVPHGFTHLMSVHKGLGREMTDTIDKFAIFVRQIIGTETNTTMLE; this is translated from the coding sequence AGAAACCACTGCGCTTAAACGTACCAATCAGCGACACGTCCTGCATTATATTCTAAAAGGGTTAGGTGACTTACCAACGCCAGTCCTTGAGCGACTTAATCGCTATCTAAAGTCACCTACAGTTGAACAGTACCCTAACGCTGATGCTCATATGAGGCTAATTATCGGTTTGAACGATAAGCTTAAGCCGCCTATACAAATCACGCAATTAATACAGTTACGGCAAAAATTTGCAACCGAGATGGTCGCTATTCAATCTCCAAGTGTATGGCAGCAAAGAAATGCTGACGATAACTTTAAAAATAAAAAACGTAACCATAAAGAAAACGGCAATTCGGTGAGCTGGCAAGACAAGGTTATTGCCAACGCTGATAGTGGGGATATGATTATTCGCTGTTATCAGGCAGAGTCTAGCGCTACTCAAAATCCTGAACAAAACGATGATAATGTGGTGATGTTATTTTTTCATGGGGGCGGATTCTGCGTCGGTGATGTCAATACAGATCATGAATTCTGTCATGCCGTTTGTGCGCAAACCAGCTGGGCAGTTGTCAGTGTTGACTACCGGCTGGCACCGGAACACCCTGCTCCCACCGCTATTAGAGACTGTCTTGAGGCTTATGCTTGGTTGGCTAAGCATGCTCATACCCTTGGCGCATCATCATCTCGTATCGTTTTAGCAGGTGATAGCTCAGGCGGTGGTCTTGCAGCATTGGTAGCGCAGCAGGTGAGCAACGCCACTGTTAGGCAATCTTCCGATAAACAGGAATATATTAATATGCTTGATGACTTCACTATTGATATTTTCCAGCAGTTGCAAAATTTACCGCGTCCACTGGCACAGCTATTGTTATACCCGATTACGGATATCGGAACGGATTATCCAAGCTGGAAGTTGTATGGTCAAGGCTTAATGCTAGATTATAAAGATATTGAATTGTTTCATGCCGCTTATCTGAAAGATAGCTCCTTAACACAACCGCACGCGCTTATCTCACCCATGTATGGTGATAATACAGAGATATGTCCAAGCTATATCGTTGCTGCTGAATTAGATATTTTACGTGACGAAGCACTGGTTTATGCCAAAAATCTGCAAGATCATGGTATCAACGTGCAGACTCATATTATCCTTGGCGTACCACATGGTTTTACTCATTTGATGAGCGTACATAAAGGTCTTGGGCGTGAGATGACTGATACTATCGATAAGTTTGCCATTTTTGTACGGCAGATAATTGGTACAGAAACAAACACAACGATGTTGGAATAA
- a CDS encoding ESPR-type extended signal peptide-containing protein, with amino-acid sequence MNKVFKKIWSKSLGCVVVVSESAKSAGKTNCTTGAVTQTARSTGYKVLIIKGIVFSIAAVSGTTVWAGVVCVTDPVSAGSTAVGATTLACGINNTANGLYSNALGIDNKAMTEASALGYANEATGDSSSAVGFFNKSTGNDSSALGYINTASKINSSAVGSNNIASGSYSSALGYRNTASETKSSAVGYANEASGDSSSAVGYTNKASGSYSSSLGYRNTASETKSSAVGYANKASGNSSSAVGFENTSEGDYSIAVGYRNTASGEDSSVFGSYSQATATGATAIGSFSIADEKNTVSVGSKGFEKRITNVADATNETDAVNKRYTDGKASETLTASKGYTDGKATETLTASKGYTDGKATETLTASKGYTDGKVSETLTASKGYTDGKASETLSASKGYTDGKASETLTASKGYTDGKVSETLTASKGYTDGKVSETLTASKGYTDDQVLIVKQSIAAQHKYLKVNGGTSAEGIASGDNAMALGASAIARGKQSIAMGDGAQAIGEQSISIGTGNKVTGNYSGAIGDPSTVSGNSSYSMGNNNTVSGDNTFVLGNNVNTAAKNAVVLGNDSSSSRENTVSVGSATNQRQIINVANGTADNDAVNVSQLQAAKTSAIETSNTYTDERFTSLNDSIHNYVQDNGQRFKEIDERFDRQGAMSAAMLNMATSTSGLQGRNRIGVGAGFQGSEQAVSLGYQRVINPNTSFSLGGAFTKDESSGGVGMGFSW; translated from the coding sequence ATGAATAAGGTGTTTAAAAAAATTTGGAGTAAATCATTAGGTTGTGTCGTTGTGGTATCTGAAAGTGCTAAGAGCGCTGGTAAGACTAACTGTACCACTGGCGCTGTCACCCAGACTGCTCGCTCAACTGGCTATAAAGTGCTGATTATAAAAGGAATTGTTTTCAGTATTGCAGCTGTTAGTGGCACTACAGTTTGGGCAGGCGTAGTATGCGTAACTGATCCTGTTTCTGCGGGAAGTACCGCAGTAGGTGCAACTACACTGGCATGTGGAATAAATAACACAGCTAACGGTCTCTATAGCAATGCCTTAGGTATTGATAATAAAGCAATGACTGAAGCTAGTGCATTAGGTTATGCAAATGAAGCAACAGGCGACTCTAGCAGTGCAGTAGGGTTTTTTAATAAGTCCACGGGTAATGATAGCAGTGCGTTAGGCTATATAAATACTGCATCTAAAATTAACAGCAGTGCCGTAGGGTCTAACAATATCGCATCAGGTAGTTATAGTAGTGCGTTAGGTTATAGGAATACTGCATCTGAAACTAAAAGTAGTGCAGTTGGTTATGCTAATGAAGCATCAGGTGATTCTAGTAGCGCAGTGGGTTATACCAATAAAGCGTCAGGTAGTTATAGTAGTTCGTTAGGTTATAGGAATACTGCATCTGAAACTAAAAGTAGTGCAGTTGGTTATGCTAATAAAGCATCAGGTAATTCTAGTAGCGCAGTGGGTTTTGAAAATACATCAGAAGGTGATTATAGTATTGCAGTTGGTTATAGAAACACTGCATCAGGTGAAGATAGCAGCGTGTTCGGAAGTTATAGCCAAGCCACTGCAACAGGCGCAACCGCCATTGGTAGTTTCTCCATTGCAGATGAAAAAAATACGGTTTCAGTTGGTAGCAAAGGTTTCGAAAAGCGTATCACTAACGTAGCAGATGCGACAAACGAAACGGATGCTGTAAATAAACGTTATACCGATGGCAAAGCATCTGAGACTTTGACCGCATCCAAAGGTTATACCGATGGAAAAGCGACCGAGACTTTGACTGCCTCCAAAGGTTATACCGATGGCAAAGCGACCGAAACCTTAACCGCATCCAAAGGTTATACCGATGGCAAAGTATCTGAAACTTTGACTGCCTCCAAAGGTTATACCGATGGAAAAGCATCTGAGACCTTGAGCGCATCAAAAGGCTATACCGATGGCAAAGCATCTGAGACTTTAACCGCATCCAAAGGTTATACCGATGGCAAAGTATCTGAAACTTTGACTGCCTCCAAAGGTTATACCGATGGCAAAGTATCTGAAACTTTGACTGCCTCCAAAGGTTATACCGATGATCAGGTTTTGATCGTTAAACAGAGTATTGCTGCACAGCATAAATACCTAAAAGTTAATGGTGGTACGTCTGCCGAAGGGATTGCTAGTGGAGACAACGCAATGGCTTTAGGAGCTAGTGCAATTGCACGAGGCAAGCAATCTATTGCAATGGGCGATGGTGCCCAAGCAATAGGTGAGCAATCTATTAGCATTGGTACAGGTAATAAAGTGACTGGAAATTATTCAGGTGCGATTGGTGACCCAAGTACTGTCAGTGGCAATAGCAGTTATAGTATGGGCAATAATAATACAGTGTCTGGCGACAATACTTTTGTGCTAGGCAATAACGTCAATACTGCTGCAAAAAATGCAGTGGTACTCGGTAATGACTCTAGCTCTAGCCGTGAAAATACGGTGTCGGTTGGTTCTGCTACTAACCAACGTCAGATTATCAATGTTGCTAATGGTACCGCTGATAATGACGCAGTCAATGTAAGTCAGTTACAAGCCGCAAAAACGAGCGCTATCGAAACCTCGAACACCTATACTGATGAAAGATTTACGTCTCTAAATGATTCGATTCACAATTATGTGCAAGACAATGGACAGCGTTTTAAAGAAATTGATGAGCGTTTTGATCGTCAAGGTGCGATGAGTGCTGCGATGTTAAACATGGCAACCAGCACATCAGGTCTACAAGGTAGAAACCGTATAGGTGTAGGCGCAGGTTTTCAGGGTTCTGAGCAAGCGGTCTCCTTAGGTTATCAACGTGTTATAAACCCCAATACCAGCTTCAGTCTAGGTGGTGCTTTCACTAAAGATGAGAGCTCTGGTGGTGTGGGTATGGGCTTTAGCTGGTAA
- a CDS encoding LysE family translocator — protein MSLSLILPMSAFALVASISPGPVNIVGLSSGARYPLSKGLIFITGATLGFVILFLAIGYGLSALLVTFPNFEKWLTWAGIAFLLYLSYRLARDDGKIDAEAITKVPGFFTGFLMQWLNPKAWIASAASIGAYTNNGELAQVLLFAGLYLPICWLSLSCWVYAGAFMRQKVQQPKTLRTINRVLAVLLAGSCVLLVLG, from the coding sequence ATGAGCCTATCCTTAATTTTACCGATGTCTGCCTTCGCCTTAGTAGCTTCTATTTCTCCTGGCCCTGTGAATATCGTTGGTTTGAGTAGTGGTGCACGCTATCCTTTATCTAAAGGCTTAATTTTTATTACTGGTGCCACACTTGGTTTCGTTATCTTATTTTTAGCTATAGGTTACGGTCTTAGTGCTTTGCTAGTCACTTTTCCAAATTTTGAAAAATGGCTGACGTGGGCAGGTATCGCTTTTTTGTTATATCTGAGTTACCGCTTAGCGCGTGATGATGGCAAGATAGACGCAGAAGCCATAACAAAAGTACCTGGGTTTTTTACCGGATTTTTAATGCAATGGCTCAATCCAAAAGCATGGATTGCTTCTGCCGCTAGTATCGGTGCTTATACCAATAATGGAGAGCTTGCTCAGGTTTTGTTGTTTGCTGGGCTATATCTACCTATATGCTGGCTGTCTTTAAGTTGTTGGGTTTATGCTGGTGCTTTTATGCGCCAAAAGGTTCAGCAGCCTAAAACATTGAGGACTATCAATCGAGTGTTAGCCGTGTTGCTTGCAGGCAGTTGTGTATTGTTAGTGCTTGGTTGA
- a CDS encoding AraC family transcriptional regulator: MTDPHTPIFWRDSRMPHIELRKITDGRKVCYDLHSHTHWSLGGITQGISTFIYRDDSYHVRQGHLVLMNPDWPHACNPIENQPWAYLMLYVDTAWLTQLRYDEGLLQRPRWQDIANAVITDKHLYQGYCTMAAILLDDTRELLDKQTQVIEYLSTLMHTLDNQKLVLDRQTPAALNKLAIYLNEHCTEELSLDELCTLSGYSPSYLIRSFRQHFGMTPHAYIVNKRIQYGQQQLKKGISIIDTALNAGFADQAHFQRTFKRLVAATPNQYRKSSTKH; encoded by the coding sequence ATGACTGACCCACACACGCCTATCTTTTGGCGCGATTCTAGAATGCCACATATAGAGCTGCGTAAAATCACGGATGGTCGCAAGGTTTGTTATGATCTTCATAGTCATACCCACTGGTCTTTAGGCGGGATAACGCAAGGCATAAGCACCTTTATTTATCGTGATGATAGCTACCATGTCAGACAAGGCCATTTGGTACTGATGAATCCAGACTGGCCGCATGCCTGTAACCCTATCGAAAACCAGCCTTGGGCTTATCTCATGCTCTATGTCGATACCGCGTGGCTAACGCAGCTGCGCTATGATGAAGGTTTATTACAACGACCGCGCTGGCAAGATATCGCCAATGCGGTTATTACCGATAAGCACCTGTATCAAGGCTACTGTACAATGGCAGCGATCCTTTTGGACGATACCCGAGAGCTACTTGATAAGCAAACGCAAGTGATTGAATACTTATCTACTCTTATGCATACACTTGATAATCAAAAATTAGTACTTGATAGACAGACGCCCGCAGCATTGAATAAATTAGCCATTTACTTAAATGAGCACTGCACTGAGGAATTATCGCTTGATGAATTATGTACATTGAGTGGCTATAGTCCCAGTTATCTTATTCGAAGCTTTAGGCAGCACTTTGGCATGACGCCCCATGCTTATATTGTCAATAAACGCATTCAATACGGTCAGCAACAACTGAAAAAAGGGATATCTATTATCGATACTGCTTTAAATGCCGGGTTTGCTGATCAAGCGCACTTTCAGCGTACTTTTAAACGTTTAGTAGCAGCCACACCCAACCAATATCGCAAATCCTCAACCAAGCACTAA
- a CDS encoding DUF711 family protein → MNNSSNFKIAKELKDKDLCKVRTVTTFINLNTDMTTWHAALEEAIKHCEKIVAGLGNEGYSVQSIRIVTNPFGKYLDISNVSAAATGLATITDILATLNKGKNGLRVRFAIGEAKTAHEISLLPELIAKYGDLCNACVNVTANEIGVLDNALIEQCALAIQNISKLTPRGEGNFNFTVNFNCDEFIPYFPASYHSGKTDKGFVVGLETPDLLVKTLQHVREKSGFNSATYQQRQRLAFDALSVALQHHIDNIDSCVKRLDAASGWTYLGMDTSPAPSKECHSMVDVYKLLGVPYFGASGTVEVSALLTKVFKTVTGVDIIGFSGLMLAVTEDKGLAQATIDNEFDIPMLLTNSAVCGIGLDTVPIPGDTPIDKLCALMRDTGTMAYRLNKPLTVRVFPVPELRAGDMTQFESSDLCNCAVLAVP, encoded by the coding sequence ATGAACAATAGTAGTAATTTTAAGATAGCAAAAGAGTTAAAGGATAAAGATCTTTGTAAAGTACGTACAGTAACTACATTCATCAATTTAAATACGGACATGACAACATGGCATGCTGCACTAGAAGAGGCTATCAAGCACTGTGAAAAAATAGTTGCAGGTCTAGGCAATGAAGGCTATAGCGTGCAATCCATTCGTATAGTAACCAATCCATTCGGCAAGTATTTGGATATCTCAAACGTGTCAGCTGCTGCCACTGGATTGGCTACCATCACTGATATTTTAGCGACGCTCAATAAAGGTAAAAATGGTCTGCGAGTTCGCTTTGCCATAGGAGAAGCTAAGACAGCGCATGAGATTAGCCTTTTGCCTGAGCTTATCGCTAAATATGGCGATTTGTGCAACGCTTGTGTGAATGTCACCGCTAATGAGATCGGTGTTTTAGATAATGCATTGATTGAACAATGTGCTCTAGCGATACAGAATATTTCTAAGCTCACACCTAGGGGTGAAGGTAATTTTAACTTTACGGTAAATTTTAACTGTGATGAATTTATTCCTTATTTTCCAGCGAGCTATCATAGCGGTAAGACTGATAAAGGCTTTGTTGTTGGTCTTGAAACGCCTGATTTATTGGTAAAAACCTTACAGCATGTTCGTGAGAAGTCCGGCTTTAACTCTGCTACTTATCAGCAACGTCAGCGCCTTGCCTTTGATGCTTTGAGCGTAGCGTTACAGCATCATATTGATAATATAGATAGTTGCGTGAAGCGACTTGACGCAGCATCAGGCTGGACTTATCTAGGTATGGATACCTCGCCTGCACCCTCTAAAGAATGTCATTCGATGGTTGACGTTTACAAACTGCTTGGCGTTCCTTATTTTGGCGCTTCAGGTACGGTTGAGGTATCGGCTTTATTAACGAAAGTTTTTAAAACCGTAACAGGTGTTGATATCATCGGATTTTCAGGATTGATGTTGGCGGTTACTGAGGATAAGGGATTAGCGCAAGCCACCATTGATAATGAGTTTGACATACCTATGTTATTAACCAATAGCGCTGTCTGCGGCATTGGTCTTGATACGGTTCCTATTCCGGGGGATACGCCTATCGATAAACTATGTGCCTTGATGCGAGATACGGGCACTATGGCTTATCGATTAAATAAACCTTTGACGGTCAGAGTGTTTCCGGTACCAGAGCTTAGGGCTGGTGATATGACTCAATTTGAGAGTAGCGATTTATGTAATTGCGCTGTATTAGCTGTGCCTTAA
- a CDS encoding aminotransferase class I/II-fold pyridoxal phosphate-dependent enzyme encodes MVSVERDYQGPNIEQMRQILEKYRPKLYITNSVLHNPTSYNLQPARAHQVLNLMHEYDVCIFEDDLYAAFLPDEKPLRYANIDQFERVFYATGFSKSMASGWRVGMLVSPDRFINQIIKLKTLSNMTSPEFGERVVHRLWTQGEYRRQLKKVHQKLYIAHQDMRDALSKIDINYPEHTNQGIFAWIDTGVDSGKLALEAYKDGWLVAPGQLFNPNAQSSTYLRLNVATTSHEFLKWLGEYISSLSI; translated from the coding sequence GTGGTATCAGTTGAACGTGACTACCAAGGCCCGAACATTGAACAAATGAGACAGATTTTAGAAAAATATCGTCCCAAGTTATACATTACTAACAGCGTACTTCATAATCCAACATCCTATAATTTGCAACCTGCCCGCGCCCATCAAGTCTTAAACTTAATGCATGAATACGATGTTTGTATTTTTGAGGATGATTTATACGCCGCATTTTTACCTGATGAAAAGCCGCTTAGGTACGCTAATATAGACCAGTTTGAGCGCGTATTTTATGCTACTGGTTTTTCAAAATCGATGGCATCAGGCTGGCGCGTGGGCATGTTAGTGAGTCCTGATAGGTTTATCAATCAGATAATTAAGCTTAAAACCCTTAGCAATATGACCTCACCAGAGTTTGGCGAGCGCGTGGTTCATCGGCTATGGACGCAAGGAGAATACCGTCGTCAGCTCAAGAAAGTACATCAGAAACTCTATATCGCTCATCAAGATATGCGAGATGCACTATCTAAAATAGATATAAATTACCCTGAACATACCAATCAAGGTATTTTTGCTTGGATAGATACAGGAGTGGATTCTGGAAAACTTGCCCTAGAAGCTTATAAAGACGGCTGGCTTGTTGCCCCTGGTCAGTTGTTTAATCCAAATGCTCAGTCTTCAACTTATTTAAGGTTAAATGTGGCGACGACGAGTCATGAGTTTCTGAAATGGTTGGGTGAATATATCAGTTCACTATCTATATAA
- a CDS encoding aminotransferase class I/II-fold pyridoxal phosphate-dependent enzyme, whose translation MNDTLTLNPNISKTAAVIEWIQQRIDSQVYKPYQRVPSIRKLATILGVSSFTVTQAYEQLVATNVLMAKPNSGYYVLPQSNQNRSIEILDKKAVVDTSWLVQQMLNDVPNHRAPGSGELPVEWVKNDRMQWAVRQVNQDIDSFIYNYGEIQGYLPLREQLVQYLGLLGIHTSTDNIITTTGVSQAILTVTQLLLNVGDTVVVDNPGWYWTSSTLQQQGYQVVSKAIRWYQLNVTTKARTLNK comes from the coding sequence ATGAACGACACTCTCACTCTTAATCCTAATATCAGTAAAACCGCTGCTGTGATCGAATGGATTCAGCAGCGAATTGATAGTCAAGTCTACAAACCCTACCAGAGAGTGCCTTCTATACGTAAACTAGCTACAATTTTGGGTGTTTCGAGCTTTACCGTGACCCAAGCTTATGAGCAACTAGTCGCTACGAATGTGTTAATGGCTAAGCCGAATTCCGGCTATTACGTATTACCTCAATCGAATCAGAATAGAAGTATAGAGATTTTAGATAAAAAAGCCGTGGTCGATACTAGCTGGCTAGTACAGCAAATGTTGAACGATGTTCCTAATCACCGAGCACCAGGATCAGGTGAGCTGCCCGTGGAGTGGGTTAAGAATGATAGGATGCAATGGGCGGTCAGGCAGGTTAACCAAGATATCGATAGCTTTATCTATAACTACGGTGAGATTCAAGGTTATTTACCTCTTCGCGAGCAATTAGTCCAGTATTTAGGTTTGCTAGGTATTCATACTAGTACCGATAATATTATCACTACAACAGGGGTTTCGCAGGCTATTTTGACAGTTACTCAACTATTATTAAACGTAGGTGATACGGTCGTAGTAGATAATCCTGGTTGGTATTGGACGTCAAGTACCTTACAACAGCAAGGCTATCAGGTGGTATCAAAGGCTATCAGGTGGTATCAGTTGAACGTGACTACCAAGGCCCGAACATTGAACAAATGA
- a CDS encoding FMN-binding negative transcriptional regulator, with amino-acid sequence MMFTPKAFKEDSFETIQAFIKEKPLVTVIAQTGNGLEACHIPMYWQDDGSEFGCLYGHIAKVNALNNSANLAAPWLVIFQDAGHYISPNWYPSKAVTHKEVPTWNYRSVHITGNVSLLTAPEALVDILSKQTIDFEASQPHPWSLDDAPVEYIQAMCRAIVGIRVDITDVQAQFKLSQNKTVENRVGVVAGLKELGTFEADKMAMLVEKVNED; translated from the coding sequence ATGATGTTTACCCCTAAAGCTTTTAAAGAAGACAGTTTTGAGACCATACAAGCGTTTATTAAAGAAAAACCGTTAGTGACGGTCATTGCACAAACGGGCAACGGACTGGAAGCTTGTCATATTCCCATGTACTGGCAAGATGATGGTAGTGAGTTTGGTTGCCTATATGGTCATATTGCTAAGGTAAATGCGCTAAATAACAGTGCCAATCTTGCTGCGCCGTGGCTGGTTATCTTTCAAGATGCTGGGCACTACATTAGCCCTAATTGGTATCCTAGCAAAGCAGTGACCCATAAAGAAGTACCGACATGGAATTATCGTAGCGTACATATCACGGGCAATGTCAGCCTATTAACTGCGCCTGAAGCACTTGTTGACATCTTATCGAAGCAGACGATCGATTTTGAAGCTAGCCAACCACATCCTTGGTCACTTGATGATGCGCCTGTAGAGTACATTCAGGCGATGTGTCGCGCCATCGTTGGTATTCGTGTCGATATCACCGATGTTCAAGCGCAGTTTAAGCTGAGTCAAAATAAAACGGTTGAGAATAGAGTAGGGGTTGTCGCAGGTTTGAAAGAGCTTGGAACGTTTGAAGCTGACAAGATGGCAATGTTAGTTGAAAAGGTAAATGAAGATTAA
- a CDS encoding DJ-1/PfpI family protein, with translation MISTRTVGILLFNDVEVLDFAGPFEVFSLAESDKGHKHFNVITIAEQQAPIYARNGLTVIPDYSFANQPNINILVIPGGYGAEKVEINNPVVTDWIISQVKLTELTLSVCTGALLLAKAGLLAGKSATTHWMDLENLASYPNIEVIANTRFVDASDKTTNLVTSAGISAGIHASLYCVEKLIDSQTMQTTARRMEFDIS, from the coding sequence ATGATATCAACGCGAACCGTTGGGATATTATTATTCAACGACGTTGAAGTACTAGACTTTGCAGGACCTTTTGAAGTGTTCTCTCTAGCGGAGAGCGATAAAGGTCATAAGCACTTTAACGTCATTACCATTGCCGAGCAGCAAGCGCCAATATATGCTAGAAATGGTTTAACCGTTATTCCTGATTACAGCTTTGCAAATCAGCCTAATATCAATATTTTAGTGATTCCGGGTGGTTACGGTGCTGAGAAGGTTGAGATAAACAATCCAGTGGTTACCGATTGGATTATCTCTCAAGTAAAGCTTACCGAGTTAACGCTTTCAGTTTGTACGGGCGCTTTGCTATTAGCTAAGGCTGGATTGCTGGCTGGCAAGTCTGCAACTACCCATTGGATGGATTTGGAAAATTTAGCATCCTATCCTAATATTGAAGTTATCGCTAACACCCGTTTTGTCGATGCTAGCGATAAGACGACTAATCTTGTCACCTCAGCAGGAATAAGTGCAGGTATTCACGCTAGCCTGTACTGTGTGGAGAAGTTAATAGATAGTCAAACCATGCAAACAACTGCCAGACGTATGGAGTTTGATATAAGTTAA
- a CDS encoding EamA family transporter, protein MNPIYIALAVLVAFIWGVNFTFIAWALESFPPLMLTAMRFFFTAVPLVLFLKPPKFNRTLFIYAIGTFVMQYAFVFTAMHLGASAGLTALLLQVQIFITVLLAYVILGEAVNLMQIVGMLVGMLGLGVIALNLGGDMPLIGFFCILIAAIGWSFGNIASKQVSMQAMAQTMQQGTSLHTGSLTNSKNKASALSALALVAWGGLIACVILTLSSLIFESAAWQVATFTQASIKSWLSLGFIVYISTLIGFGLWAHLLAQNTASKVTPFALLVPVFGMATSVLLMGEVVTWWKMLAMLFILSGLVLANVKISGGKKLIHS, encoded by the coding sequence ATGAACCCAATCTACATCGCCTTAGCAGTACTAGTTGCCTTTATTTGGGGTGTGAACTTTACCTTTATTGCATGGGCGCTCGAAAGCTTTCCACCACTAATGCTCACCGCCATGCGATTTTTCTTTACCGCTGTGCCACTGGTTTTATTTCTTAAGCCGCCCAAGTTTAACCGTACGCTATTTATCTATGCTATTGGTACGTTTGTCATGCAATATGCGTTTGTATTTACCGCCATGCATTTGGGTGCCTCGGCAGGATTAACAGCACTATTGCTACAAGTTCAGATATTTATCACGGTATTACTGGCGTATGTCATCTTAGGTGAGGCAGTAAATCTCATGCAGATCGTCGGTATGTTAGTTGGTATGCTAGGTCTTGGCGTCATCGCGCTAAACCTTGGCGGTGATATGCCTTTGATTGGGTTCTTTTGTATCTTGATTGCAGCAATTGGTTGGAGTTTTGGCAACATTGCCTCGAAGCAAGTATCAATGCAAGCAATGGCACAGACGATGCAGCAAGGCACTAGCCTGCATACTGGTTCACTTACTAACAGCAAGAATAAAGCATCAGCACTGTCTGCGTTGGCACTGGTGGCATGGGGCGGTTTGATCGCTTGTGTAATTTTGACCCTATCGTCTCTTATATTTGAGAGCGCTGCATGGCAGGTGGCGACGTTTACGCAAGCATCAATTAAGTCTTGGCTGTCGCTTGGATTTATCGTGTACATCTCAACGCTGATTGGCTTTGGACTGTGGGCACACTTGCTCGCGCAAAATACGGCCTCAAAAGTTACGCCATTTGCCTTGCTGGTGCCCGTATTCGGTATGGCGACCTCAGTGCTGCTTATGGGGGAAGTCGTGACGTGGTGGAAGATGCTGGCTATGCTGTTTATTCTATCAGGGTTGGTATTAGCTAATGTGAAGATTAGTGGCGGTAAAAAACTTATTCATTCGTAG